The genomic segment TTTCAAAGGGATAAAACCCACCCGCGCAAAACGCAGATAAACCCATAGCGACTGACAAAAAGCCGACCCGGACGAAGACGTCCCGAGGCCGGGATTGAACACGGAGAAAGAACGATGTTCGCAGTCATCAAAACCGGCGGCAAGCAATACCGCGTCGTGCCGGATGATGTTCTCGAAGTTGGCAAGATCGAAGGCGAAGTCGGCTCGATCGTGCAGTTGAATGAAGTTCTGGTGGTCGGCGGCGACACGCCGGTGCTGGGCGTTCCGACGGTGGCAGGCGCGTCCGTCGCGGTCGAGGTGCTCGACCACAAGCGCGGCCCCAAGGTCATCGCCTTCAAGAAGCGCCGCCGCAAGAATTCGCGCCGCAAGCGCGGCTATCGCGACGAGATCACCGTGCTGCGCATTAGCGAGATCCTGACCGACGGCGCCAAGCCCACCAAGGGCCCGCGTCCGAAGAAGGAGAAGGTGGCGCCGGCAGCGGAAGCCGCCGAGTAACGGAAATCGATCACGCCAATTCACGAATTGAAGCGTGAGAAATTTTGAAATGATTCCGTCAAGGAATTGACCTAGAACTACGCAGGATTTCGGAGACGAGCCATGGCTCACAAAAAAGCAGGCGGTTCATCGCGCAACGGTCGCGATTCCAAGGGCAAGCGCCTCGGTATCAAGGCGTTCGGCGGCGAGATCGTCACGCCCGGCAACATCATTGCGCGTCAGCGCGGCACCACCTGGCATCCCGGCCTCAATGTCGGCATGGGCACGGATCATACTCTGTTCGCCAAGATCGAGGGCCGCGTTGCGTTCCAGGCCAAAGCCAACGGCCGCACCTTCGTATCGGTGCTTCCGATTGCCGAGGCTGCTGAATAGACGGTGGATCAAATTGGAGTCCGCCGGTCCCGACTGAACCGGCGGAGTCCTGAAGATCCCAACAGATCGAAGGCTCCAAGGGGAGGCGGGAAACCGGCCTCCCCTTTTCGTTGCTCACTTTGCATTAGTGACTTTCACGGAGCCGGACATGTTGCAGGATTTTTCGAGCGTGACCTTGGCCGAGGCGAGACCCAGCGTCGTCGCCACCGAGCGGCTGACCTTGCGGCGGCCGACGCTGGCCGACGTCAGGACCATCGCCCGGCTCGCCAACGACCGCCGTGTCGCCGAGAACACCCGCCGCCTGCCGCATCCCTATTCGCAGGACGACGCCGCCGACTTCATCCGCGCCACCGCCGAGCTCGGAGCTGAGACCGTGTTCCTGATCGAGCACGACAGCGGTCCGGTCGGCATGGTCGGCATCGATTGCTCCAGGCCCGGCAATGCCGAGCTCGGCTATTGGCTCGGCGTCGAGCATTGGGGCCAGGGCTTTGCCACCGAGGCCGCGCGCGGCGCGATCGACTTCTTCTTCGAGGAGTTCGAGGACGAGCATCTCCATGCCGGCGCGCGCGTCACCAATCCGGCCTCGCGCAAGGTGCTGGAGAAGTGCGGCTTCCAATGGAGCGGCGTGCAGCTGCACCGCTTCCTGGCGCTGGGCTCCTCGACGCCCGTCGACTGCTTCCGCCTCTCGCGCGGGGTGTGGGCCTCGCTGAAGAGCTGGAGCAGTGCAAGACGGGTGCGGTAGCTTACCCTCCCCTGGAGGGGGAGGGTCGGCTCACATTGAGCGCAGCGAAATGTGAGACGGGGTGGGGTGACAGTCTCTCAGCGGAAGCAGTCCCCGAGTGGAGAGATCACCCCACCCCGCTCGCGCTTCGCGCGATCGACCCTCCCCCTCCAGGGGAGGGTAAGAGTTACGCCGGCGGATTCACTTCGTCGCCGGAACGTCCCAAATCTCGTTCGCGCAAGTAGATATAGAACCCGGCGCCGATGATGATGGCGGCGCCGACGAGTGTTGCGATGGACGGGACGTCGCCGAACACGACGAAGCCGAAGATCACGGCCCAGACGATCATCGAATATTGATAGGGCACCACGACGCTGGCCGGCGCGAGCTTGAGCGAGCGGTTGACGCAGAACAGCGCGGTCACCGAGACGCATCCGGCAAGCGCGAAGATCACGAGGCTGCCAGGGGTCGGCGGCACCCAGTGGAACGCCGACAGCACCGCCCCCAGCGAAAACGTGCCGATGAATTGCGAGGACGCCATCACGATGTCGGGCGTCTTGCGCAGGCTGCGCGTGATCAGCATCAGGGTTGCGAAGGAGAGGCTGCCGCCGAGCGCGATCAGCGCCGGCAGGCTGACCGTCTGCGCAGACGGGCGCAGCGCGATCAAGACGCCGCAAAAGCCGATCAGGATCGCGGTCCAGCGCCGCCAGCCGACCTTCTCGCCGAGAAAGATCGCCGACATTGCGGTGACGAAGATCGGCCCGGCGAGATAATAGGTGATGACGTCGGCGAGCGGCAGATAGACGGTTGCGAGAAAGAAGGCGGCGACTTCCAGCGTCGACAACACGACGCGAACCAGCTGCAGGCCCGGCCGCTCCAGATGCAGGAACAGGTCGCGCTGCTTCCAGATCAGGGGCGACAGCAGCAGCAGCGCCGCGCAGGCGCGCAGGAACAGGAGCTGCCCCACCGAATAGGTCCCGACCAGGAACTTGCCCATGGCATCGCCGAACGAGAACATGAAGATCGACAGCACCATGAGCCCGATGCCGGCCAGGCGCGCGGAGCGATCGTCATAGGCGGAGAGATTCTTGAAGAGCGGCATTGCGGTCGTTCGTGGGAAGCGTCATTGCGAGCGAAGCGAAGCAATCCAGACTGTCTCCGCAGCGGCAGTCTGGATTGCTTCGTCGCTTCGCTCCTCGCAATGACAAGGAGAGAGCGCGGAATCATGGCGACCGGAGTCGCTTGCGGTCGTTTTAATGACGTGAGCCGCCGGGACAAGCCCGCTACCGCCGAATTGAACGGATTGTCGCACTCTTCGCATCGCGGTAGCGATACGAGCCACATCGACCAGAGAGCCTGACATGACCGATTTCGATCCGGCCCGGCATCGCATGATCCCGACGCAACGCTGGTTTGAGGATTTCGTCGTGGGCGAACGCTTCGTGCTGCCGAGCCGCACCCAGACCTCGGCTGTGTTCGCCGCATTCCAGACCGCGAGCGGCGACACCCATCCCGTGCACTATGACGTCGAATATTGCCGCGCCCGCGGCATGCCGCATCTGCTCGCCCACGGCTTCCAGACCCTGATCCACACCGCGCCGGGCGCCGGCCTGTTTCCGTTCCTGGTCGAGGAATCGCTGGTCGGCTTCCTCGAGCAATCGAGCCGCTTTCTGAAACCCGTGTTCGCCGACGACACCCTTTATCCGGCGCTCCAGGTCACCGAGCTTGTGCCGGGGCGCTCGACCGGCACGGTGGCGCTTCGCAGCACCGTGTTCAACCAGCGCAAGGAGCTGGTGCTGGAGGGACTGCAGAAATTCCTGATCCGGCGGCGGCCGGCCGGTTAAGCAAGGGGCAGAATCGCCAGAAATTCGGCCGATTCGCAGGGTGTTCGGGTTGCCGGAGGGGGCCGGCTGGCCTACCTATGGCCCATGAAATTCCTCGACGAAGCAAAGGTCTATATCCGCTCCGGTGACGGCGGGAACGGCTGCGTGGCGTTCCGCCGCGAGAAGTTCATCGAATTCGGCGGTCCCTCCGGCGGCAATGGCGGCCGCGGCGGCAATGTCATCATCGAGGTCGCCGACGGCCTCAACACGCTGATCGACTACCGCTACCAGCAGCACTTCAAGGCCCAGAAGGGCGAGAACGGCATGGGCTCGGACCGCCATGGCGCCAACGGCAAGAACATCGTGCTGAAGGTTCCCGTGGGCACGCAGATCTTCGACGAGGACCGCGAGACGCTGATCCACGATTTCACCAAGGTCGGCGAGAAATTCGTGCTGGCCGAGGGCGGCAATGGCGGCTTCGGCAATGCGCATTTCAAATCGTCGACCAACCGCGCCCCGCGCAACGCCAATCCCGGCCAGCCCGGCGAGGAGCGCTGGATCTGGCTGCGGCTGAAACTGATCGCCGATGCCGGCCTGGTCGGCATGCCCAATGCCGGCAAATCGACCTTCCTGTCGAAGGTCAGCGCGGCGCGGCCGAAGATCGCCGACTACCCCTTCACCACGCTGCATCCGCAGCTCGGCGTCGTGAATGCCGACGGACGCGAGTTCGTGCTCGCCGACATTCCCGGCCTGATCGAAGGCGCGCATGAAGGCACCGGCCTCGGCGACCGCTTCCTCGGCCATGTCGAGCGCTGCCGCGTGCTCTTGCACCTGATCGATGCCACCTGCGAGCATGCCGGCAAGGCGTACAAGACGGTACGCAAGGAGCTCGATGCCTATGGCGGCCAGCTCACCGACAAGATCGAGATCGTCGCGCTGAACAAGATCGACGCGGTCGAGCCGGACGAGCTCAAGAAGCAGAAGGACCGGCTGAAGCGCGCCGCCAAGAAGACGCCGCTGCTGATTTCCGGTGCGACCGGCCAGGGCGTCAAGGAAGCGTTGCGCGCGCTGGCCGATGTGATCGGCGAGAGCCCGGTGTCTGCGAAGGCGAAGAGCGCGGCCGAAGCGGAGCCGTGGTCGGCCTAAACTCTCTCCCCACCGTCGTCCCCGCGAAGGCGGGGACCCATACCGCGTGATCTATCTTTTGCGAATGGTCGTAGTACCGACCGACGAATCTTCGCCAAACAACTCCCTGTGGTTATGGGTCCCCGCCTTCGCGGGGACGACAGCGGAGTGCATCGCTGCGAGCGCGCGCATCACCGGCTTGTCTTGGCGCGCGCAATATCGCAGCATCAAACGCTCAAGAACCGGCAGGGACAACGCATGGCGCGCGCGAAGAACGTTCTCTGGATCATGTGCGACCAGCTTCGCTACGATTATCTCGGCTGCACCGGCCATCCCAAACTGAAGACACCGAACATCGACGCCATGGCCAAGCGCGGCGTACTGTTCACGAAGGCCTATGTGCAATCGCCGATCTGCGGCCCGTCGCGGATGTCGTTCTACACCGGGCGCTACATGCGCTCGCACGGCTCGCACTGGAACGGCTGGCCCCTGCGGGTCGGCGAGCCCACGCTCGGCGATCACCTCAAAAAGATCGGCGTACGCAACGTGCTGGTCGGCAAGACCCACATGGCGCCTGACATCGAAGGCATGAAGGCGCTCGGCATTCCGCCGGAATCGATGATCGGCGTGCACGTCGCCGAATGCGGCTTTGAGCCGTACGAGCGCGACGATGGGCTGCATCCGACCGGACGGCCGCGGCCGAAATACGACGAATATCTGCGAAAGCACGGCTTTGAAGCCAGCAATCCCTGGGAGCACTGGGCAAATTCCGGTGCTGCCGAGGATGGCAGCTTGCAGAACGGCTGGCTGCTGGTGCACGCCGACAAGGCCGCACGCGTGCCCGACGAGCATTCCGAGACGCCCTACATGACGCGGCGCGCGATGGACTTCATCAGCGAGGCCGAGTCCGACGGCCGGCCGTGGTGCCTGCATCTGTCCTACATCAAGCCGCATTGGCCCTACATCGCGCCGGAGCCCTATGCCAGCATGTATTCGACCGATGACATGATCCCGGTGATCCGCTCGGAGCGCGAGCGACAGAATCCGCACCCGGTGTTCGGCGCCTACATGGACATGCGCTACTCCCGCAACATGGCGCGTGACGAGGCCCGCGAGAAGGTGATCCCGACCTATATGGGCCTGATCACCCAGATCGACGACCAGATGGGCGTGCTGATGAAATTCTTGGGTGAGCGTGGCCTGTTGGACACGACGATGATCGTGTTCACCTCCGATCACGGCGATTATCTCGGCGATCACTGGATGGGCGAGAAGGACCTGTTCCACGAGCAGTCCGCAAAGATCCCGCTGATCATCATCGATCCCTCGCATGAGGCCGACGCCACCCGCGGCACGCGCAGCGATGCGCTGGTCGAGGCGATCGATCTTGCGCCGACCTTCGTCGATTATTTCGGCGGCCAGGTGCCGGGCCACATTCTCGAAGGACGTTCGCTGCTGCCGCTGCTGCGCGGGCCGACGCCGCCGGATTGGCGCCAGGTCGCTTTCTCCGAATACGACTATTCCATGCAGGACGTGCGGCTGAAGCTGAACCAGCCGATCGAGCGCTGCCGCCTGTTCATGGTGTTCGACGGCCGCTGGAAATACATCCACGCCTCCGGCTTCCGCCCCATGCTGTACGACCTCGAAACCGATCCGGACGAGTACGTCGATCGTGGCGACGATCCTGATTGCGCCGGCATCATCGCGGGGCTCCAGGCCGAGCTGTTCGACTGGGCGCTGCATCCGAACGACCACATCACCACGCCGCGCGAGAAGATCGCCGCCTATGCGGATAATCAGTTGCAGGTGAAGGGCGGGATTTTGATCGGCATCTGGAATGAAGCCGAACTCACGGCGATCAAGGACGGGATAGCGCAGCGCACGAAGATGTAGAACTCCGTCCCTCCCCGTCATTGCGAGCGCAGCGAAGCAATCCAGACTGCCTCCGCGGAGGGACTCTGGATTGCTTCGCTGCGCTCGCAATGACGGGAGGAGAGACCTCAATTCTCGATCTTGTATCCGGTCGCCTTCACGATCGGCTGCCACAGCGCGGTGTTCGCGGCGAGCTCCTTCGTCAATCCCTCCGGCGTCGAGCCGACCGGTATCAACCCGATCGCCATCAGCTTCTCCTTCACCTCGGGCTTGGCGAGCGCCGCGACCGCGGCTGCGCTGAGCTTTTCGGCAAAATCGGGCGGGCTGCCGGCGGGGAGCCACATGCCGTACCAGCCGTCGGCAACGAGATCGATGCCGCTTTCCTTCAGCGTCGGCACATCGGGGACGAACGGCGAGCGCTCTGCGCTTGCAATCGCGAGGATCCTCACGCCGTTAGCACGATGCTGCGCGATCGCATCGGATACCGTGGTGATGCCGAACGGCAGATGGCCGGCGATGAGATCATTCATGACGAGCGCGCTCCCGCGATAGGGCACCCGGGTCACTGAAAGACCAAGGATCTGTTCAAGTCGCCATCCGAGGAAGTGCGGGATGTTGCCGCTGCCTGGTGTCCCATAGGTGGCCTTCGCGACATTTGCCCTCAACCAGGTGACGAGTTCACTAAAACTATCCACCCCGATCGCGGGACTTGCAACGACGGCAAACTCGAAGCGAACGAGTTGCGACACGGGGACGAAATCCCTGGCCGCGTCGAAGCTCGGTTGATTCTCCACCATCGGCAGCAGGTACATGGTCGGACCGGTCGTCACCAAGATTGTATTGCCGTCGGAGCTTGCGCCCTTCACGGCCCTGATTCCGATCAATCCGTCGCCACCGGTACGATTCTCGACGATCATGGTTCGCCCAAGCGGGGCGCTGAATTGCTCGGCAATGAGACGACACAAGGCATCACCGCTGCCGCCTGCCGCGAACGGAAAGATGATGCGCGTCAGCGGACCGGATTGAGCATGTGCGCCACTGGCCTGCGCCAGCAAGGGCAGCGAGAGGCCTCCGGCGATGAAGCTGCGTCGGTCCACGACAATCCTCCCTCGTTATTGATTGTTCGAGGCATAGACTGCCCGAGCCTCGGCCGACAAGGGCGCCGTTAGGCCTATTTACCGGCTCCGCTGCCTTGCGCCGGCCACCGTCCTGCTGCAAAAGCTAGCCGCATCGGCGCCGCCCTTTTCGCTCCGCCGGATCAGCGACAGAGCAATTTGACGACCGCCATGGCCAGCCCCGAACTCAGTCAATTCCGCCGCATCGTCGTCAAGGTCGGCT from the Bradyrhizobium sp. WBAH42 genome contains:
- a CDS encoding GNAT family N-acetyltransferase; the encoded protein is MLQDFSSVTLAEARPSVVATERLTLRRPTLADVRTIARLANDRRVAENTRRLPHPYSQDDAADFIRATAELGAETVFLIEHDSGPVGMVGIDCSRPGNAELGYWLGVEHWGQGFATEAARGAIDFFFEEFEDEHLHAGARVTNPASRKVLEKCGFQWSGVQLHRFLALGSSTPVDCFRLSRGVWASLKSWSSARRVR
- the obgE gene encoding GTPase ObgE encodes the protein MKFLDEAKVYIRSGDGGNGCVAFRREKFIEFGGPSGGNGGRGGNVIIEVADGLNTLIDYRYQQHFKAQKGENGMGSDRHGANGKNIVLKVPVGTQIFDEDRETLIHDFTKVGEKFVLAEGGNGGFGNAHFKSSTNRAPRNANPGQPGEERWIWLRLKLIADAGLVGMPNAGKSTFLSKVSAARPKIADYPFTTLHPQLGVVNADGREFVLADIPGLIEGAHEGTGLGDRFLGHVERCRVLLHLIDATCEHAGKAYKTVRKELDAYGGQLTDKIEIVALNKIDAVEPDELKKQKDRLKRAAKKTPLLISGATGQGVKEALRALADVIGESPVSAKAKSAAEAEPWSA
- the rpmA gene encoding 50S ribosomal protein L27 produces the protein MAHKKAGGSSRNGRDSKGKRLGIKAFGGEIVTPGNIIARQRGTTWHPGLNVGMGTDHTLFAKIEGRVAFQAKANGRTFVSVLPIAEAAE
- the rplU gene encoding 50S ribosomal protein L21, which translates into the protein MFAVIKTGGKQYRVVPDDVLEVGKIEGEVGSIVQLNEVLVVGGDTPVLGVPTVAGASVAVEVLDHKRGPKVIAFKKRRRKNSRRKRGYRDEITVLRISEILTDGAKPTKGPRPKKEKVAPAAEAAE
- a CDS encoding DMT family transporter is translated as MPLFKNLSAYDDRSARLAGIGLMVLSIFMFSFGDAMGKFLVGTYSVGQLLFLRACAALLLLSPLIWKQRDLFLHLERPGLQLVRVVLSTLEVAAFFLATVYLPLADVITYYLAGPIFVTAMSAIFLGEKVGWRRWTAILIGFCGVLIALRPSAQTVSLPALIALGGSLSFATLMLITRSLRKTPDIVMASSQFIGTFSLGAVLSAFHWVPPTPGSLVIFALAGCVSVTALFCVNRSLKLAPASVVVPYQYSMIVWAVIFGFVVFGDVPSIATLVGAAIIIGAGFYIYLRERDLGRSGDEVNPPA
- a CDS encoding MaoC family dehydratase, whose protein sequence is MTDFDPARHRMIPTQRWFEDFVVGERFVLPSRTQTSAVFAAFQTASGDTHPVHYDVEYCRARGMPHLLAHGFQTLIHTAPGAGLFPFLVEESLVGFLEQSSRFLKPVFADDTLYPALQVTELVPGRSTGTVALRSTVFNQRKELVLEGLQKFLIRRRPAG
- a CDS encoding Bug family tripartite tricarboxylate transporter substrate binding protein, which produces MDRRSFIAGGLSLPLLAQASGAHAQSGPLTRIIFPFAAGGSGDALCRLIAEQFSAPLGRTMIVENRTGGDGLIGIRAVKGASSDGNTILVTTGPTMYLLPMVENQPSFDAARDFVPVSQLVRFEFAVVASPAIGVDSFSELVTWLRANVAKATYGTPGSGNIPHFLGWRLEQILGLSVTRVPYRGSALVMNDLIAGHLPFGITTVSDAIAQHRANGVRILAIASAERSPFVPDVPTLKESGIDLVADGWYGMWLPAGSPPDFAEKLSAAAVAALAKPEVKEKLMAIGLIPVGSTPEGLTKELAANTALWQPIVKATGYKIEN
- a CDS encoding alkaline phosphatase family protein produces the protein MARAKNVLWIMCDQLRYDYLGCTGHPKLKTPNIDAMAKRGVLFTKAYVQSPICGPSRMSFYTGRYMRSHGSHWNGWPLRVGEPTLGDHLKKIGVRNVLVGKTHMAPDIEGMKALGIPPESMIGVHVAECGFEPYERDDGLHPTGRPRPKYDEYLRKHGFEASNPWEHWANSGAAEDGSLQNGWLLVHADKAARVPDEHSETPYMTRRAMDFISEAESDGRPWCLHLSYIKPHWPYIAPEPYASMYSTDDMIPVIRSERERQNPHPVFGAYMDMRYSRNMARDEAREKVIPTYMGLITQIDDQMGVLMKFLGERGLLDTTMIVFTSDHGDYLGDHWMGEKDLFHEQSAKIPLIIIDPSHEADATRGTRSDALVEAIDLAPTFVDYFGGQVPGHILEGRSLLPLLRGPTPPDWRQVAFSEYDYSMQDVRLKLNQPIERCRLFMVFDGRWKYIHASGFRPMLYDLETDPDEYVDRGDDPDCAGIIAGLQAELFDWALHPNDHITTPREKIAAYADNQLQVKGGILIGIWNEAELTAIKDGIAQRTKM